CAGCAGATAGCGCAAAGTACCGTCGGATAACTCAGCCGTTTTCAACGGGCGCAAGAGACCCGTCTGGCGCATGACGATCTCGACATAAGCGCCGGCGAATTCGACCTCAATCCGCGATCCCGGGAAGGCATCGTCAACAGCCTCAGTCATATCTTCGACGGCCCCGACGGACCGGATGGTTTCAATAGCGGCCGCCAGGTCGTGGCCATCGCTGGCGAGCACGGGCGAATGGGTGCCGATCTGCGGCTGACGCAACGGCGCCTCGCGGTCGGTACGGAAGTGATCGTAAAATCGCCAGTTGCGCATGCTTTCCCGCACCAGCAAAAGTTCCGCGCCTTCGCGGGGATCGCTGCCATGCGTCATCAGACTATCGAAGGGCGACAGATTGGTCAGGGCCTCCTGCCAGATATTGGCCTTGTCACGCACCTGAATGAGTGGGCCCTTGCGTTTGGCGATTTCATTGCGCGGGCTTAAGATTTGCCCCAGCCACAGGCTTTCGGACTTTATATGCGGATCGTGCGGGAAAACCGAGGTCAGCGGTGGCGGCAGGCCCAAATCGATCGCATAGCCGTAGTCTTCCGACGTAAAACCCAGCTTAAGACTGACCGGGTGCTTGCGCACCGTGCCCTGAATGGCGTGTTCACCGCTTTTCATGCTGCGAGAGAACTGTTCGGGACCTGCCCAAAGCGTCGAATCCAGTCCGCCTTCGGAGGCAATCGAGCGAACAATCCCGCCATGGGCGATCTCCGCCAGCAGGCGCAAGGCACGATAAAGGCTCGACTTGCCGGAGCCATTGGCGCCGGTCACCACATTGAGCATATCCAGTTCCAGCCGCACATCGCGCAGCGAACGGTAACCAGAGATGGCCAGGGTGGTGATCATGGCTCAGCTTATGGGCCGCACATGCGCTTGGCAAGATATGCAGGAACGCAGGCACCCGATTTCACCCTGCCGCAACGTCCGGCCAAAAGCTACCGCCCGGCCTTACGCGTACCGACAAGATGCCCTGAATCAAAGCGGGATCTTTTGTCTGGGCCACACCGTCAGCGCTTAGACGGCGCAGGCTATATGCTTGATTTTGAATTGGAAAAGCCCGCGTCCTTTAGGGAACCGGCTTTATTGGTGGAGCTTAGCGGAGTCGAACCGCTGACCTCTTGCATGCCATGCAAGCGCTCTACCAGCTGAGCTAAAGCCCCATCTTTAGGATGGCATCGAATGGGTTGCCCCGTCCGAGGCGGCGACTTCTAGTTCAGGGTTCGCGGGGACGCAAGCCCTTTTGCGAACTTTTTTGAACTTTTTCACAGGCATGACGCACAGACCCGACACAGGCCTAAAAAAAACCCGCCGGATCGCGCCGGCGGGTTTGATATTTAGCGGTCGTCGTCTTCTTCGCCGGGCAGGCCGTCGATTTCTTCGTCGAAATCGGCGTCATCCTCGTCTTCGAGGAACGGCACGTCGTCGGCGTCATCGTCGACCAGTTCGGCGTCTTCGATATCCATATCGACGCTATCGGGCGTACCGACACGGGCCGGATCGGCCGGATCGAGGTCTTCGTCTTCGTCCACCAGCAGCGGATCGTCGGCAACCACCTGATCGATTTCCGGCGTGATGATTTCGGGCTCTTCGTCCTCATCTTCCTCTTCAGCCGCCGCCTTTGCCTTGGCCAGATCTTCGGTTTCCTCGTCCGTATCTTCATAATCGGTCGGGGCGGTGCGGACACGCGAGCGGCGCGTGCGGACGACTTCTTCCTGGTCGAACTCGAACTCGCAACGCGGGCAGTGCGCCGGGTGCTTGTTCAGGTCGTAGAATTTTGCCGTGCAGTTCGGGCAAACTTGTTTGGTGCCTAAGGCAGGATCAGCCACGAGAATTCCTTTAAGTGAGGTTTGGGCTTGGGTTTAGTCAGGCTTTGAAAAAAGCTTTTGATGGGCTCCCTTGCCACTAGATAGGCTTCCTGTCAAAACCTTAAATCCCACCCTGGCTAATTTTTATGGCTCTTTTTCGCTTCCCGAAACAGAGCTTATGCACAGGTCATTGCGCCGCATAGCGGGTCTCTGATCGTAAAATGGTGATTGTGCATCGCCGGTTATTTGCTAGTAAGCGCGTCATGACAGCTCATCAGACACCCGCTCAGGCCAGCGCCGTAAGGCTTGTGCCGCAAAAAACCGGCGCACCCGCAGGGCTTGCTGGTCAAATCGCCCTGCCCGGATCGAAGTCGATCACCAACCGGGTGTTGCTGATCGCCGCCCTAGCTCAAGGCAAAAGCCACATCAGCGGCGCACTCAAAAGCGACGACACCACCTATATGGCGCAGGCCTTACGTCAGCTTGGCGTAACGGTCGAGGATGCCGGCGACACCGATTTCGTGGTAACAAGCACCGGCACGCTGACGCCTTCACAAGCGCCGCTTTTTCTCGGCAATGCCGGCACAGCCGTGCGCTTCCTGACGGCAGCGGCGGCCAATATCAAGGGCACGACCGTCCTCACCGGCGATGCGCATATGCAGAAACGGCCGATCGCACCCTTGGTGGAAGCCCTCAACGCGGCCGGAGTTACCGCCACGGCCCCGACCGGCTGCCCGCCGGTGACGGTGTCGAGCGAAGGCGGCTTCGGCAAGCGTGCCATCGATGTCGATGCCAGCCTGTCGAGCCAGTATGTCTCGGCGCTGATGATGGCCGGGACCAAGGGCGACGCGCCTTTCTCCTTGCGCGTAAAAGATGGCGACATCGGTGCACGCGGCTATATCGATATCACGCTGGCGTGCATGAAGGCGTTCGGCGCCAACATCACGCAAAAGGCCCCCTTGAGCTGGGACATCGCCAACACGCCCTATGCGGCGCGCGACTATTGGGTGGAGCCCGACGCCAGTGCCGCCACCTACATCTGGGGCATCAATGCGCTGCTGGACACAGCTATCGACATCGGCATTGCGCCGGAAGTCATGATGCAACCAGACGCCAAGGCCTATGACTTTATAAAGCAGTTCCCTAATTTGCCGGCGGTTATCGACGGCAGTCAGATGCAGGACGCCATCCCGACCATCGCCGTCCTGGCCGCCTTTAACAACCATCCGGTCCGTTTTGTCGGCATCGCCAATCTGCGCGTCAAGGAATGCGACCGCATCAACGCCGTGGCCACCGAACTGAACCGCATCCAGCCCGGTCTGGCGGAGGAAATCGGCGACGATCTGCTGGTCACGCCCGATCGCAGCCTGATCGGCCGCACGGTCAAGGCCGATATCCATACCTATCACGATCACCGCATCGCCATGGCTTTCGCGCAAGCCGCCTTGGTGATCGACGGCATCCGCATCCTCGATCCGGGCTGCACCGCCAAGACCTATCCCGGCTACTGGCGTGACCTGCAAAGCATCGGCGTTGAGATGACGTTCGAATGACCAAGCCCCTCCTCATCGCCTTCGATGGCCCGGCCGCTTCCGGCAAGGGCACGCTCGCCTCGGTGATCGCCGCTGATTACGGCCTGCCATTTCTCGATACGGGGCTTTTATATCGCGCCGCCGGTCATCTGGCGCATGTCCGTCATATCGATCCCGTCCTTGCCGCCACCCTGATCGACGCCGAAACCCTGGCCGATGAGGCCCTGCGCGGCCGAGACGCCGGCGAGCGCGCTTCACAAGTGGCCGCCATTCCGGAAGTCCGCGCCGCCCTCTTCACATACCAGCAGAACTTCGCCAACCAGCCCGCGGGCGCCGTGCTCGATGGCCGCGATATCGGCACCGTCATCGCGCCCCACGCCACGGTCAAGCTCTTCGTGACCGCCGCACCTGAAGTGCGCGCCCACAGGCGCTGGCTGCAACTGGTCAAACTCAATCCGGACCTTAGCGAGGCCGAGGTTTTGAGCGATATCCGCATCCGTGATGAGCGTGATTCGTCGCGGTCAAGCGCCCCTTTGGAAAAAGCCACAGATGCGCTCTTGCTAGATACCTCCGACTTGGGTATAGAAGCCGCCATCGCAACTGCGCGATCCCTTGTGAAAAGCCGTCTGTGACGCTCGACAGAGCGTTAAATCCAACAGCGGTTTTATTAGAGGCAACACACGGGACGTCTTCGGAGCTTTCGAGCTTGTGGTTCACATCTTGGGGCCCGCCTTATGGCTGCCTCCCAAACCCAAACTTCACAAAATCCAAAGCCGCACCCCCGCGCCCTTTCCCCGTCGAACGCCACGGCCTCAACGTCGTTTTCGGGATATGAAAGACGGGACACGCGCTAACCAACAAAGAGACTTTATGAGCGAATACAATCCGTCGCGCGACGATTTTGCCGCCCTGCTTGACGAATCCATGCACGGCCGCGACATGCTTGAAGGCCAGGTCATTCACGGCCTCGTCGTCGCCGTCGAAAAAGAATACGTTATGGTCGATGTCGGTCTGAAGACCGAAGGCCGTATCTCCCTGAAGGAATTCGGCCTCGCTGACGGCCAGACCCTGAAGGTCGGCGACACCGTCGAGGTTTACCTTGAGCGCGTCGAAAACGCCATGGGCGAAGCGGTCATCAGCCGCGAGAAGGCCCGCCGTGAAGAAGCCTGGACCCGTCTTGAAGTTATCTTCAACAAGGGCGAGCCTGTCATGGGTACGATCGTTGGTCGCGTTAAGGGCGGCTTCACGGTTGATATGGACGGCGCTTCGGGCTTCCTGCCCGGCAGCCAAGTCGACATCCGCCCCGTGCGCGACGTCGCTCCGCTGATGAACAAGGAACAGCCGTTCGCCATCCTGAAGATGGACCGTCCGCGCGGCAATATCGTCGTGTCGCGTCGCGCCATCCTTGAAGAAGCCCGTGCCGAACAACGCACCGAGCTGGTCGGCCAACTGGCCGAAGGCGAAATCCGTGACGGCGTCGTCAAGAACATCACCGATTACGGTGCGTTCGTTGACCTCGGCGGCATCGATGGCCTGCTGCACGTGACCGACATGTCGTGGAAGCGCGTGTCGCATCCGTCGCAAGTCCTCAACGTCGGCGACGCTGTCAAGGTTCAGATCATCAAGATCAACCCCGATACGCAACGCATCAGCCTCGGCATGAAGCAACTGCAGTCCGATCCGTGGGATGGTGTTGACCTGAAGTATCCGGTCGGCGGCAAGTTCTCCGGTCGCATCACCAACATCACTGACTACGGCGCATTCGTCGAACTCGAGTCGGGCGTTGAAGGTCTGGTGCACGTTTCGGAAATGTCGTGGACCAAGAAGAACGTCCATCCGGGCAAAATCGTCTCCACTTCGCAAGAAGTTGAAGTCGTCGTGCTCGAAGTCGACGCCTCCAAGCGCCGCGTGTCGCTCGGCCTGAAGCAAGCCCAGAACAACCCCTGGGACGACTTCCTCAGCGCCCATCCGGTCGGTTCCACCATCGAAGGCGAAGTCAAGAACGCCACCGAATTCGGCCTGTTCATCGGCTTCGAAAACGAAATCGACGGCATGGTCCACCTGTCGGACCTCGACTGGAACGTTCCGGGCGAAGAAGCCATCGCCAAGTACAAGAAGGGCGATGTCGTCAAGTCCAAGGTTCTGGACGTCGACGTGGAAAAGGAACGCATCTCGCTGGGCATCAAGCAGCTCGGCAGCGATCCGATGACCGGCGACACCTACAAGAAGGGTCAGAACATCACTGTGACCGTCACGGAAGTCACCACCGGTGGCATCGAAGTGAAGTTCGGTGAAGATGACGCGCCTATGTCGGCCTTCATCCGCAAGTCCGACCTGTCGCGTGACCGCAACGAGCAGCGCGTTGAGCGTTATGCCGTCGGCGATCGCATCGACGCCCAGGTGACCAACATCGACAAGGCGGCCCGCAAGGTCTCCGTTTCGATCAAGGCTCTGGAAATGGCCTCCGAAAAGGAAGCTATCGAACAGTACGGTTCGCAGGATTCGGGCGCTTCGCTCGGTGATATCCTCGGCGCCGCTCTGCGCGGTAAGCAAAAGTCCTAACCAGGGTCGTAACGACCCTGGACCCGGAATCGTGACAGCGTTTTAGTCGCTTGAACGGCAAGGGTCAGAATCCAAAATTAAGCCGGAGTCTCGCAAGGGGCTCCGGCTTTTTTGTGCCCGCTACATACCGGCAGCATCCGTTTTGGCCTGTTGCCGCTGCCATGTTTTTGTCAGCGCACTGGCACAGTGTCGGCATCCACAAGGAGGTTAAACATGTCCCTGCCCAATTTGGTTCACGGTGTCATTCCGTACCTGACCGTCATAGGCGCCGCCAAGGCGATCGATTTCTACAAAACGGCCTTCGGCGCTGTAGAGCATGATCGCCGCCCGACCGAAGACGGCCGCCTGATGCACGGACATCTTGAAATCAATAACGGCTCGCTGATGCTGTCCGACGCCTTTCCCGAACACGGCTATCCGCACCAGCCCTCCACCAGCTTCACCATGACCCTGATGGTCGAAGACGCTCAAGCGTGGTGGGACCGCGCCGTCGCCGCCGGCTGCGAGATCAGGATGCCGCTCGATGTCCAGTTCTGGGGCGACACCTACGGACAACTCACCGATCCGTTCGGCGTCGGCTGGGCCATCAACCAACCCGCCGCCAAAGCGTAAAGTGCGTACCGCGCCTCTATCATATGCTGCAACACGGTAAAGTGACCGGATTTCGCCTAACCCCCCGTGGCGTAAGGTTTTTTTAAAAACCGACGAACCACGGGGTTTTTTATGATACCGGTTCCCTCAAAGCCCGGTGCGTGAGTAAGGAAATTCCCTGCTGGTTGAAAAAAATGTGTCAATGGTAGCGCTACCAACACGTTAATTTATATCCAACCCCTTGAACTCATTTTCATTTTCAGACATGCTCGTTTCTCCGGTCAAACCTGATGGGGGAGAGCAATGCTGAAATCAGAACTCATTGAGCGCTTGGCTTCCGAATATCCGCACCTGACGCAAAAAGACGTCGAGCGCGCGGTCAATCTCATTCTGGAATCCATGATCACCACGCTTGAAAAAGGTGGTCGCGTCGAGTTGCGCGGTTTTGGCGCCCTGTCTGTCCGCTCCCGCCCTGCCCGCGCCGGACGCAATCCGCGCACTGGTGAATCCGTCAAGGTGCCGGCAAAGCATGTGCCCTTCTTCAAGAGCGGCAAGGAACTGCGCGAACGCCTGAACCTCTCCGGCGACGACAACGGCTAAGCGAAAGGCCTGACCATGAGCATCGCCTCTGAATTCAAAACTTTCCTCATGCGCGGCAATGTTATCGACCTGGCAGTCGGTGTGGTCATCGGCGGCGCGTTCGGCAAGATCGTTACCTCGCTGGTCGATAACATCATCATGCCGCCGATAGGCTTCATCACCGGCGGCGTCGATTTTTCCAATCTCAAGCTGATCCTGAAGCCTGCCGACGTGGCGACCAAGACGGCGGAAGTCGCTATCTCCTATGGCGCCTTCATCAATACCATCATCCAGTTCCTGATCATCGGCACCGCCATCTTCCTGGTGGTCAAGGCCATCAACCGTCTGATGCCGCCCCCGCCCGCCGCCGATCCGGCGCCGGCGGGGCCATCGCAGGAAGAGCTGCTGGCCGCCATTCTGGCCGAACTGAAAAAGACATAATAAAAAGCCGGGGCGATGCTCCGGCTTTTTTACTAATCAAAAAGCGTTGCCAGACCCATAATCTCCAGGTCCGCTGCAAGCGTGCGATAGACGGGGATTTCCGCCACATAGCCCGTGAGGCGACCCTTGTGCAGATAGCGGGCACAGAAGGCCTTGCGGTCGAACAGGTCGGCCAGCATGTCCATCAGGTCGCCGGTCAGGTAAATGCCGCCGCGCGCGCCCAAAATCAGCCCAACATCCGACGCCATGCCGGCCAGCCAACCCATGCTGAGGCTGATGGCCTCAAGCGCGCGCGGATCACCCCCACGAGCCAGCGCCACGATTACTTCCGGCGTTGCCTTGGCCACACTGACCTGATCGATGACATGCAGGGCCTGCCACACCTCGACCAGACCTGAGAGCGAGACGGCGCATTCACGCGCGACATGGCCAAACCTGTTATGCAGCACGCGCCAAACCTGCCATTCGCGCTCGGTATTGATCGGCAGGTCGGAATGGCCGCCTTCGCATGGCATGGCGGTCCAGTGCCCGGCACCGTCAGGCGCCAAGGCGGCCAGACCCAGCCCATGGTGCGGACCCAGCACGGCGATAACCTGCTCCTCCATGGCCTGCTCACCACAGATCTGTTCGCGTTCAGAAGGTTTGAGATGGGGAATCGCCATGGCGCGCGCCACGAAATTATTGACGAGATTCAAACGCTTGACGCCCAGAAGGTCACGCACCTCGTCTCGAATAAGCGTTATGCCTTCGCCGGGCAACTGCAGCACGCCCCGGCGTTCCCAACCGCGCGAGGAGATAGCGACACCAAGCAGCTTCGGATCGCCGCGCTCTTTCAGGAAGCCCAGCACCTCGCGGTCGAAGGCGTCACGATCGGCGCAGGCGTGCAGGGTGGCCGGCCCAGGCCGACGGCCAGGCTGACCGAGCGCCAGCTTGATGTAGGAGCCGAAGGTAAAATCACACAACAAAACATGGGACATTGTCCGCTCCGGATTGAACTTTGCTTTTGCACGCCTTTTGATCCGAAAAGTGCGTCACACGTTTCGGAAAGCGCTTTTAGTCAAAAAGGGTCGCCAGACCGATGATTTCCATATCGCGGGCGGTCGCCTTGAACACCGGCACCTCACTGACATAACGGCTGAGACGCCCCTTGTCGCTATAGCGCTTCACAAAGGCTTCGACATCGAAGAGATCACCGATCTGATCGAGCAGATCGCCCGCCAGATAGACGCCCCCGC
The window above is part of the Asticcacaulis sp. MM231 genome. Proteins encoded here:
- a CDS encoding AAA family ATPase, whose product is MITTLAISGYRSLRDVRLELDMLNVVTGANGSGKSSLYRALRLLAEIAHGGIVRSIASEGGLDSTLWAGPEQFSRSMKSGEHAIQGTVRKHPVSLKLGFTSEDYGYAIDLGLPPPLTSVFPHDPHIKSESLWLGQILSPRNEIAKRKGPLIQVRDKANIWQEALTNLSPFDSLMTHGSDPREGAELLLVRESMRNWRFYDHFRTDREAPLRQPQIGTHSPVLASDGHDLAAAIETIRSVGAVEDMTEAVDDAFPGSRIEVEFAGAYVEIVMRQTGLLRPLKTAELSDGTLRYLLLIAALLSPRPPSLMVLNEPEMSLHPNLLAPLGRLIANASRRSQVIVVSHAPELVAALEAAAPTRRILLEKELGETVIRDHDMQTLERPTWEWPAR
- a CDS encoding TIGR02300 family protein translates to MADPALGTKQVCPNCTAKFYDLNKHPAHCPRCEFEFDQEEVVRTRRSRVRTAPTDYEDTDEETEDLAKAKAAAEEEDEDEEPEIITPEIDQVVADDPLLVDEDEDLDPADPARVGTPDSVDMDIEDAELVDDDADDVPFLEDEDDADFDEEIDGLPGEEDDDR
- a CDS encoding 3-phosphoshikimate 1-carboxyvinyltransferase, with amino-acid sequence MTAHQTPAQASAVRLVPQKTGAPAGLAGQIALPGSKSITNRVLLIAALAQGKSHISGALKSDDTTYMAQALRQLGVTVEDAGDTDFVVTSTGTLTPSQAPLFLGNAGTAVRFLTAAAANIKGTTVLTGDAHMQKRPIAPLVEALNAAGVTATAPTGCPPVTVSSEGGFGKRAIDVDASLSSQYVSALMMAGTKGDAPFSLRVKDGDIGARGYIDITLACMKAFGANITQKAPLSWDIANTPYAARDYWVEPDASAATYIWGINALLDTAIDIGIAPEVMMQPDAKAYDFIKQFPNLPAVIDGSQMQDAIPTIAVLAAFNNHPVRFVGIANLRVKECDRINAVATELNRIQPGLAEEIGDDLLVTPDRSLIGRTVKADIHTYHDHRIAMAFAQAALVIDGIRILDPGCTAKTYPGYWRDLQSIGVEMTFE
- a CDS encoding d(CMP) kinase, whose product is MTKPLLIAFDGPAASGKGTLASVIAADYGLPFLDTGLLYRAAGHLAHVRHIDPVLAATLIDAETLADEALRGRDAGERASQVAAIPEVRAALFTYQQNFANQPAGAVLDGRDIGTVIAPHATVKLFVTAAPEVRAHRRWLQLVKLNPDLSEAEVLSDIRIRDERDSSRSSAPLEKATDALLLDTSDLGIEAAIATARSLVKSRL
- the rpsA gene encoding 30S ribosomal protein S1, producing the protein MKDGTRANQQRDFMSEYNPSRDDFAALLDESMHGRDMLEGQVIHGLVVAVEKEYVMVDVGLKTEGRISLKEFGLADGQTLKVGDTVEVYLERVENAMGEAVISREKARREEAWTRLEVIFNKGEPVMGTIVGRVKGGFTVDMDGASGFLPGSQVDIRPVRDVAPLMNKEQPFAILKMDRPRGNIVVSRRAILEEARAEQRTELVGQLAEGEIRDGVVKNITDYGAFVDLGGIDGLLHVTDMSWKRVSHPSQVLNVGDAVKVQIIKINPDTQRISLGMKQLQSDPWDGVDLKYPVGGKFSGRITNITDYGAFVELESGVEGLVHVSEMSWTKKNVHPGKIVSTSQEVEVVVLEVDASKRRVSLGLKQAQNNPWDDFLSAHPVGSTIEGEVKNATEFGLFIGFENEIDGMVHLSDLDWNVPGEEAIAKYKKGDVVKSKVLDVDVEKERISLGIKQLGSDPMTGDTYKKGQNITVTVTEVTTGGIEVKFGEDDAPMSAFIRKSDLSRDRNEQRVERYAVGDRIDAQVTNIDKAARKVSVSIKALEMASEKEAIEQYGSQDSGASLGDILGAALRGKQKS
- a CDS encoding VOC family protein is translated as MSLPNLVHGVIPYLTVIGAAKAIDFYKTAFGAVEHDRRPTEDGRLMHGHLEINNGSLMLSDAFPEHGYPHQPSTSFTMTLMVEDAQAWWDRAVAAGCEIRMPLDVQFWGDTYGQLTDPFGVGWAINQPAAKA
- a CDS encoding integration host factor subunit beta; this translates as MLKSELIERLASEYPHLTQKDVERAVNLILESMITTLEKGGRVELRGFGALSVRSRPARAGRNPRTGESVKVPAKHVPFFKSGKELRERLNLSGDDNG
- the mscL gene encoding large-conductance mechanosensitive channel protein MscL translates to MSIASEFKTFLMRGNVIDLAVGVVIGGAFGKIVTSLVDNIIMPPIGFITGGVDFSNLKLILKPADVATKTAEVAISYGAFINTIIQFLIIGTAIFLVVKAINRLMPPPPAADPAPAGPSQEELLAAILAELKKT
- a CDS encoding glucokinase, which encodes MSHVLLCDFTFGSYIKLALGQPGRRPGPATLHACADRDAFDREVLGFLKERGDPKLLGVAISSRGWERRGVLQLPGEGITLIRDEVRDLLGVKRLNLVNNFVARAMAIPHLKPSEREQICGEQAMEEQVIAVLGPHHGLGLAALAPDGAGHWTAMPCEGGHSDLPINTEREWQVWRVLHNRFGHVARECAVSLSGLVEVWQALHVIDQVSVAKATPEVIVALARGGDPRALEAISLSMGWLAGMASDVGLILGARGGIYLTGDLMDMLADLFDRKAFCARYLHKGRLTGYVAEIPVYRTLAADLEIMGLATLFD